ATTTTCAACTCGGGCATGAGCAATTTCAGAGATATGGCATAATCCTTCTTTGCTGAGGACTTGAACAAACATTCCGAAAGGAACGATTGAAACAACTTTCCCTTTGTATGTTTTGCCAATTTCGACTTCAGCAATGAGGTTGTGAATGATCTCTTTTGCTTTCTCCATTGCATGCATATCATTTGATGCGATGCTAACGGTTGCTTCTGCTCCTTGATCATTAATATCAATATCAACACCGGTTTCGGCAATGATAGCTTTAATCTGCTTTCCGCCGGGGCCAATGATGATGGCTACTTTACTTGGTGGAACTTTGATCTGCTCAATACGAGGAGCATATTGAGAGAGTTCTTTGCGAGAGGATGGGCAAGCATGAAGCATTTTATTGAGGATATGAATGCGACCCTCTTTAGCTTGCATCAAAGCGACTTGCATGATTTGAGGCGTGATTCCTTCAACTTTAATATCGAGTTGAAAGGCCGTAACCCCTTTTTCATCCCCGGTGATTTTGAAGTCCATATCTCCAAGTGCATCTTCAACTCCAAGAATATCAGAGAGAATTGCAAACTTGTCATCTTCTAAAATGAGTCCCATTGCAATTCCGGCGATGGGGCGGTGAATAGGAACACCTGCATCCATCATTGCTAGACAGCCACCGCAAACTGAGGCCATAGAAGAAGATCCGTTTGATTCGGTAATATTGGATTCAAGACGGATTGTATAGGGGAAGTTCTCTTGAGGTGGAAGCGCTGCGCGAAGAGCTTTTTCCGCAAGTTTTCCATGTCCAATTTCTCTGCGACCCGGAGGGCCGTTGCGCCCGACTTCACCAACGCTGAATGGGGGGAATGAATATTGGAGGTAGAAGCTGCGAGTGCTATCCCCTTCATAGTCTTCATAACGCTGTCCCATACTCTGACCACCAAGGGTACAGACTGCAATTGACTGAGTCTCTCCTCGTGTGAAAAGAGCGCTTCCATGAGTGCGTGGAAGTAGCGATGTTTCAATATTGATGGGGCGAATTTCATCAAGTCGGCGCCCGTCTGATCTGATATTCTTGGATAAGATCATATCGCGCATGATCTTAGAGGTGACTTTTTTAAGTGCTATTCCGACGTGACTTTTTTTGTATTTAGGAGCTTCTACATCGAGATAGTGCGATTTGACCTTAGCATTGATTTCAGTCAGAGCTGCTTCACGGTCTTGTTTCTTATTGATTTCGATGGCTGTTTTCACATCGCTTGTGATCATTGCCGTGATCTCATCGATGAGTTCCTGTGGTGTCACAGAAATATGCTCGAAATTTTTGTCTTTTCCAACAACTTTTTGCCAATCTTCCAGTTGAACGCAGATCTCGGCAATGGCCTTATGGCCCTCATTAATCGCTTCTAAAATTTGTTCTTCCGTTAAGAAATCGGAGTATCCTTCAATCATTAAGATTGCATCTTTCGTTCCGGCAATCATAAGTTCAAGCGTTGATTCATTGGCTTCATCAACTGTTGGATTAATGACAAACCGGCCATCGACCAATCCCAC
The Simkaniaceae bacterium genome window above contains:
- the pnp gene encoding polyribonucleotide nucleotidyltransferase yields the protein MEKHELTVNVAGKQMIFETGRIARQAGGSILLKANDTVILATACQASQPMEDIDFLPLRIDYQEKFSAAGKTLGGFLKREGKPTEREVLTSRLIDRPLRPLFENGYYQEAQVLSYVLSYDRNSPPQPLAICAAATALLISEIPFTKAVAAVCVGLVDGRFVINPTVDEANESTLELMIAGTKDAILMIEGYSDFLTEEQILEAINEGHKAIAEICVQLEDWQKVVGKDKNFEHISVTPQELIDEITAMITSDVKTAIEINKKQDREAALTEINAKVKSHYLDVEAPKYKKSHVGIALKKVTSKIMRDMILSKNIRSDGRRLDEIRPINIETSLLPRTHGSALFTRGETQSIAVCTLGGQSMGQRYEDYEGDSTRSFYLQYSFPPFSVGEVGRNGPPGRREIGHGKLAEKALRAALPPQENFPYTIRLESNITESNGSSSMASVCGGCLAMMDAGVPIHRPIAGIAMGLILEDDKFAILSDILGVEDALGDMDFKITGDEKGVTAFQLDIKVEGITPQIMQVALMQAKEGRIHILNKMLHACPSSRKELSQYAPRIEQIKVPPSKVAIIIGPGGKQIKAIIAETGVDIDINDQGAEATVSIASNDMHAMEKAKEIIHNLIAEVEIGKTYKGKVVSIVPFGMFVQVLSKEGLCHISEIAHARVENVEDHYKEGDLVEVKVLDVNDRGQIKLSRKALIPRLEREERAPRPESDEENEAGNHPPKKAMMTPKPRAPITPPPIMKAPEK